The following DNA comes from Streptococcus canis.
AACTCATTAGCTTAACTTGATGTCTATTTTTCCTTGACCTGTCCAGAAGTGCGGTACAGAAGTTAGATTACCTTTTTATGATCATAAGCTTTTTAAATTAAGGCTTCATTGTAGGGAATAAAAGGACGTCGCGAATGGTTGTTGTGTTGGTTAACAACATGCAGAGACGGTCAATACCAATTCCAAGTCCACCGGTTGGTGGCATACCATATTCAAGGGCTTCAACAAAGTCATAATCAATACCAGTTGCCTCGTCATCACCAAGTTCTTTAGCTTGTGCTTGTGCTTCAAAACGTGATAATTGATCAATGGGATCATTCAACTCTGTGAAAGCATTGGCATATTCTTTGGTCATGATGAAAAGCTCAAAGCGGTCGGTGAAGCGGCCGTCTTCAGGATTTTTCTTAGCCAAAGGTGATACTTCTACAGGATGACCAAAGACAAAGGTCGGCTGAATCAAGGTTTCTTCAACAAACTCCTCGAAGAAAGCATTGATGATATGTCCGACACTGGTGAAGTGTTTTTCAAGAGGGACCTGTTTTTCTTTGGCAAGTGCAATAGCTTCTTCGACAGTCATTTCAGGCCAGAAATCAACCCCCGTCACTTCCTTGATAGCATCTACCATGTGGACACGCTTGAAAGGTTCATTGATACGGATTTCAGTTCCTTGATAATTAATAGGACCATCACCTTTAACAGCTTTAGCAGCATGTTGGATAATACCTTCTGTCAAATTCATGATGTCCAGATAATCTGCATAGGCTTGGTAAACCTCGATAGAAGTGAACTCAGGATTGTGAGTGGCATCCATTCCTTCGTTGCGGAAGATACGGCCAATTTCGTAAACGCGTTCCATACCACCGACAATCAAACGTTTCAAATGAAGTTCTGTTGCGATACGAAGAACCATGTCAATATTTTGCGCATTGTGGTGAGTAACAAAAGGACGAGCGGCAGCCCCACCAGCTTCGTTATGAAGTACAGGGGTTTCAACTTCCAAGAAATCAAGGCCGTCCAAGTAACGACGAATTTCTGAAATCATTTTTGAGCGGGTCACAAAGCGCTCAAAACTTTCACGATTTGAAATCAAGTCAAGATGACGTTTGCGATAGATGGTCTCAATATCCGTTAAGCCATGGAATTTTTCTGGAAGGGGACGAAGTGATTTAGAAAGGTGGGTCAGTTTGGTTGCCTTGATGGAAAGCTCACCCATATCAGTCCGCATTACCTCTCCCTCAACTCCAAGAAAGTCTCCGAGGTCAGCTTTTTTGAAGATGTCATAATTGTCTTCGCCAACAGAATCCTTACGAACGTAAAGTTGAATCTGTCCTTCTCGGTCTTGCAAGTGAGCAAAGCCAACCTTGCCTTTGCCACGTTTGGTCATCAATCGCCCAGCAACAATAGCTGTTTCGTTTAAGTCGTGTAATTCTTCTTTTGTTTTATCAGCATACTTTTCTTTTAATTCAGCAGAATTGGCTGTGCGGTCAAAACGTTTACCGAAAGGATCAATTCCTTTTTCAGCCAGAGCCATCATTTTTTCACGACGAACAATCTGTTGGTCATTTAATTCTTCAATGTGTTGATTAGACATATTTTCCTCCAATATGATTTCCCTTTCATTGTATCATAAAAGGGACTAGAATACACCTATATTTCGTTGGAAAATGCGAAAGAACAAGGCTTCTTCTTAGGAAATGAATTTGAAAAGGTTAGCGGAAAATAGTATAATGGTTGGGATATTAAACTAGAAAAGAAAAGAGACTCATGATTACTGCTATTGTTTTTGATGTAGATGACACCATCTACGACCAGCAAGCGCCTTACCGAATTGCCATGGAAAAGTGTTTTCCAGATTTTGAGATGTCGGTAATGAATCAGGCCTACATTCGTTTCCGTCATTATTCAGATGTTGGATTTCCAAGAGTCATGGCAGGGGAGTGGACCACAGAGTATTTCCGATTCTGGCGCTGCAAAGAAACACTGCTTGAATTTGGCTACCGTGAAATTGATGAAGCTACGGGAGTACATTTCCAAGAAGTTTACGAGCATGAACTTGAAAATATTACCATGCTAGATGAGATGCGCATGACCCTTGACTTTTTAAAATCAAAGAATGTTCCTATGGGGATTATTACCAATGGGCCAACAGAACATCAACTGAAAAAAGTTCGTAAATTAGGTCTTTACGACTATATTAACCCCAAACGGGTCATTGTTAGTCAAGCGACAGGCTTTCAAAAACCAGAAAAAGAAATTTTTAACTTGGCAGCAGAACAGTTTGACATGAATCCGCAAACCACACTGTATGTTGGAGACTCTTATGACAATGATATCATGGGTGCCTTTAATGGTGGTTGGCATTCCATGTGGTTTAATCACAGAGGTCGCCAATTAAAACCAGGAACTAAACCTGTTTATGACGTGGCTATCGATAACTTTGAACAGCTCTTTGGTGCGGTTAAAGTTCTCTTTGATTTACCAGATAATAAATTCATTTTTGATATCAACGACAAGAAAAATCCGATTTTACAGATGGGAATCAATAATGGCTTGATGATGGCAGCAGAGCGTCTGCTTGAAAGTAACATGAGCATTGACAAAGTAGTTATCTTGCTTCGTTTAACCAAGCAGCAAGAAAAAATACTGCGCTTAAAGTATGCCAGATAACATCAAGTGAATTTACCACCTTCTTCAAAAGTAAATCAACTAGCAAGTTTGGGGTTCTATTTAGGGGAAATCTTAACTTGTTGGCTTTTTTCACAGATGGACGTGGATAAGAAAAGAGATTGATCATGGCAAATCGTCGCTTCATTTAAATAAGAAGATTCAAAAAACCGTCCTAAAATAGGATAAGCTTGTTTGAAAGCATCCGTTACCAACTGAAGCTTGCATGTGTCTTCCCATTGCCCAACCTACAGTCTTTCTACTATAAACGTCTATAAAGACTGATAAATAAAGAGTATCTACTTTTGTCGGAATGTAGGTTAAGTCTCCTAACCATAGTTTATTTTTACCTATCGCTTGAAAACACTGATTAATCAAGTTTGGTCGTGTCAATGAAGAAGGCCGACGGTTATAATATTTATGGTTGTACCGACTTCCTTTGGCATAGAAACCTAACTGATGAAGCAATCTGCCGAAGCGCTTCTCTCCACTTATTGCTGAAATTGCTAGTTGAGAAGGTTAGCAGCTTGAGTCTGATATTCTGGAAGTTTACAGAGGTAACCAAATACACCTTGATCGCCCAGACTGTTGCAAAGTCACTTGTGATTGTTAACTGCTTTTATGCTATAATAGATAGTATCCTAAAGAAAGTAATTCTATCAAGATGACAAAAGAATACATCTCCTATATCAGTGCTGCTATCTTCATCCTTTATGGCCTTTTAACTGCTAAATGGATTTTCCTTGGACTTGGTCTGATCCTAATCATTGTAGGTCTTGCTGATCGCCTGAACTCAAAAAAATAACCCTTCTGCTGTATCCTCCTCAACCAATCCTTAAAGATTCGGG
Coding sequences within:
- the lysS gene encoding lysine--tRNA ligase — translated: MSNQHIEELNDQQIVRREKMMALAEKGIDPFGKRFDRTANSAELKEKYADKTKEELHDLNETAIVAGRLMTKRGKGKVGFAHLQDREGQIQLYVRKDSVGEDNYDIFKKADLGDFLGVEGEVMRTDMGELSIKATKLTHLSKSLRPLPEKFHGLTDIETIYRKRHLDLISNRESFERFVTRSKMISEIRRYLDGLDFLEVETPVLHNEAGGAAARPFVTHHNAQNIDMVLRIATELHLKRLIVGGMERVYEIGRIFRNEGMDATHNPEFTSIEVYQAYADYLDIMNLTEGIIQHAAKAVKGDGPINYQGTEIRINEPFKRVHMVDAIKEVTGVDFWPEMTVEEAIALAKEKQVPLEKHFTSVGHIINAFFEEFVEETLIQPTFVFGHPVEVSPLAKKNPEDGRFTDRFELFIMTKEYANAFTELNDPIDQLSRFEAQAQAKELGDDEATGIDYDFVEALEYGMPPTGGLGIGIDRLCMLLTNTTTIRDVLLFPTMKP
- a CDS encoding HAD family hydrolase, with product MITAIVFDVDDTIYDQQAPYRIAMEKCFPDFEMSVMNQAYIRFRHYSDVGFPRVMAGEWTTEYFRFWRCKETLLEFGYREIDEATGVHFQEVYEHELENITMLDEMRMTLDFLKSKNVPMGIITNGPTEHQLKKVRKLGLYDYINPKRVIVSQATGFQKPEKEIFNLAAEQFDMNPQTTLYVGDSYDNDIMGAFNGGWHSMWFNHRGRQLKPGTKPVYDVAIDNFEQLFGAVKVLFDLPDNKFIFDINDKKNPILQMGINNGLMMAAERLLESNMSIDKVVILLRLTKQQEKILRLKYAR
- a CDS encoding IS3 family transposase, which translates into the protein MLHQLGFYAKGSRYNHKYYNRRPSSLTRPNLINQCFQAIGKNKLWLGDLTYIPTKVDTLYLSVFIDVYSRKTVGWAMGRHMQASVGNGCFQTSLSYFRTVF